A stretch of DNA from Curtobacterium sp. MCBD17_035:
GGACGGAGGGCCAGGCGGACGTGTCGACGCCCTCGACGCGGAGGTGCGTGATCTGACCGCGCTGCGGTGCGACCGGGACGGCGGCACCCGTGGATGCGAGGAGGTCCCGTGACCACGCGCCCGCGGCGACCACGACGACGTCCGCCGTCGTGTCCGCGCCGTCGACGTCGACCAGCGACCGGCCCTGCACGACGCGCACCGACCGGACGTGGCCGCCCCGCCGCACCGCGCCGAGGCGCTCGGCCGCCAGGAGGAGCGCATCACGGAGCGTGCGGCCGTCCACGCGTCCGCCGCCCTCGATGAAGAGCGCGTCGAGTCCCGTGGCGAGCGGAGGGAAGCGTCGTCGGGCCTCGGCGTTCGTGATGCGCTCCACCGCGCCGACGACCGACCCGGCGACGGCCGCCCGCGACCGGACCCGGGCCTCCGCGGCGTCCAGGAGGGCCGGGTCGGCGTTGACGACGAGCGCACCGCTCCGACGGTGGTCGGTCCGGGTCACGCCGACGCCGGCGAGCTGCGCGAGCAGGTCCGGGTAGAACGCGGCGCCCGCCGCGTAGAGGTCGAGGAACGGCCCGTCGACCGCGGACGACCAGGGCTGCAGGATCCCCGCACTCGCCGCGGTCGCCTGCCCGGTCGCGCCGTCGTCGACGACCGTCACGGCCACCCCACGGCGCGCCAGGGCGAACGCGGTGGCGGCGCCGGCGATCCCGGCTCCGATCACGAGGGCGGTGGCGGTGGTGTCGGAGCGGGGCACGGAGCGGCTTCCTGTCGGCGGGCGGGGGCGCGACGATGCTCTCACGAGCCGGCGACGAGGCAGCGCCGGTACCGGTACGCCGCGTGCGAGGGCGTGACGAGGTCACGATCGCGGAGGATCGTCATGCGCGGCCGCGACGCGGAACGGCAGGCGGCGGCGAACGTCGTGCGGAGCGCGTCGCTGTACTCGACGTCGATCACCCGTCCGCCGTACACGCGGGCGTACGCACGGCACTCGTCGTAGCGCACGCACTCCTCGGCGACGGCGAAGTCGAAGCCCGCGACGTCCCGCCCTCGCGTGCCGAGGCCCGGCGCGTTCTTCTGCCCCGCGGCGAGGCCGTCCCGGTGCGCCACGTCGACCAGGAGCGCGGCGGTGGCGAGGGCGTCAGCGCGGCTGAGGCGCCCGCGCGAGCGCGTCCACGAGTCGAGGTTGTCGAACTCGACGGCGTCGAACCCACGACGTGCACAGCGGTCCACGGTGCGGGACAGGACCCGGACGACGTCTCGACGGTGCGCCGCGGTCCCGGTGTCCAGGAGGACCTCGTCCGGCCACCCGGGATCGCTGACCGGTTTCCCCGATGCGGTCCGGAGGAGGTCCCTCGGGTGCTCGCGCCGCCACCACGCGGTGTCCTGGGGCTGGGTCTGGAACCCGTTGACGTAACAGATCCCGTACGTGCCCGGTGCCGGATGCGCGGTGCTGTCCCGTTCGACGATCGTGACGCTGGCGGGCGGACGGTACGCGCCGCCGAGCTGGTAGTCCGGGCGCCCGCGGGTCGGGAACGGCCGGACCGGCGGGGACGAACGCGTCGCGGTGGATGCGGGCGCCGCGACGGCGGGCCTCCCGACACCGAGCCTCCCGACACCGAGCCTCCCGATGGCGGCCGACGCGGGTCGGTCCGCCGGCACGGCGGACGCCACGGGCGGGGCGACCACCCAGCCGGCCACGACGAGCACGGCGGCCATGCAGGCCCGCCCGAAGACGCGACGAGCGGTCACCCGCCGAGCACCGCCCAACCGGAGGCCGCCAGTCGGACGCGACCGTGGTCGACCTCGCCCGCGCCCGCCTCGATCGTGGTCGACCCGGCCGCGGGCAGCGACACCGCCTCGTCGCCGATGTTGAGCGCGGTGACGACCGCGTCCGTGCCGATCGCCGTCCGGAGCACGATCGCCGTGTTCTCGAGGTGCACGACGTCCGTGTGCGCGCGGTGCAACCACGGGTGGCGACGCCGCACGGCGACGAGCGCCTGGTGCGTGCGGAAGGCGTCCCGGCCCTCCGGATCGAGGTCGGCCGGAGCCGGTGGCACGGGTGGGAACGCCGGGCGCACGGCGTCGTCGCCGCCGACCCGGGCCTCCTTGACGCCGCGGAAGGCGTACTCGTCGCCCGCGTACACGCTCGGCACGCCGGCCACCGTGAACAGGACCGCGAGGGCGTGCGGCAGGTGCCGCGGACCGACCGCGGACGTGATGCGCGTCACGTCGTGGTTGCCGACGAACGTGCTCGGGACGAACGTCGACAGGAGCGCGTCGTGCCGGCGGATCGCGTGTGCGAGCTCGTGGCAGTTGCCGTCCGCGATGCCGTGCCAGATGCCCTGCCACAGCTCGTACTGGGTGACCGAGTCCATGGTCGAGGCCCGCACGACGGCAGCGGCGTCACCGTGGATCACCTCACCTGAGAACCAAGCGTCCGGGTGCCGCTCTCGCACGCGGGGCAACACCGCCGCCCAGAACGCGGGCGGCACGGCGTACGCGGCGTCGAGGCGCCAGCCGTCCACGCCGCGGTCGAGCCAGTGGGTCATGACGTCGACGACCAGGTCGACGGTCGCCGAGGAGCCGTGGTCGAGGGCGACGAGTTGGTCGTGGCCCTCGAACACGTCCGCGTCGACGCGGTCACCGGGACGCCACCCGTCCCAGCGCACGCGGAACAGTCCGGCGGTCGGGGCCGCGGGTCCGTCCTCCTCGAGCGCTCGGAACGCCGGATGCTCGCGCCCCACGTGGTTGAACACCCCGTCGAGCAGCACCCGGACGCCGCGGTCGTGCGCCGTGGCGACGAGACGGAGGAGGTCGTCCTCGTCCCCGAGCCGCGGGTCCACCCGGAAGTGGTCGAGCGTGTCGTAGCCGTGCGTCGACGACGCGAACACCGGTCCCAGCGCGATGCCGTTCAGCCCGAGGTCGACGACGTGGTCGAGCCACGCCTCGAGTCGACCGAGCCGGTGCTCGACCGGTCGATCCCGTGCCGACGGCGTGGGGGCATCCGGCGGACGGATGTCGGCACCGACGAACCCCAGCGGGTACACGTGCCACCAGAGGGCGTGCTCCACCCAGGACGTCATCGACCACCTCCGGTTCGTCGGCCTGGTCGACCCTACCGATCCGCGCTGGGGGCCACGCGGTCAGGAGCCGGACCAGCCGGGTGCGACGAGGCCCGTCTCGTAGGCGAACACGACGAGCTGCGCCCGGTCCCGTGCGCCGAGCTTCACCATCGCCCGGCTCACGTGTGACTTCGTCGTCGCAGGGCTGATGAACAGGCGTTGTGCGATCTCGCTGTTCGACAGTCCCCCGGCGACCCACCGCATGACCTCGCGCTCCCGATCGGTCAAGCGGTCGAGTGCAGGGGTCAGTTCCGCCGGGGTGGCGTGCGTGGCGAAGGCGGCGACGAGGGACCGGGTCGCCCCCGGCGAGAGCAACGAGTCACCCGCGACCACCGTCCGGATCGCGCGGAGGAGCTCGGCCGGCTCGGTGTCCTTGACCAGGAACCCGGCCGCTCCGCCCCGGATCGCCTCGAACACGAAGGCGTCCTCCTCGAAGGTCGTGAGGACCACGACGCGCACGTCACGGAGCGCCGGGTCGGCACCGATGCGCCGCGTTGCCACGAGTCCGTCGACGCGGGGCATCCGGATGTCCATGAGCACGACGTCGGGATGGTGTTCCACGGCAGCACGCACGGCGTCCTCGCCGTCGGCGGCCTCGGCGACGACGGTCATGTCGGGCTCGGACTCGACGAGCGCCCGCAGTCCGGCGCGGACGAGTGCCTGGTCGTCCGCGATCACCAACCGGAGCGGTGCCGCCTCGCTGGCGTCAACCACGGTGTGCCTCCTGTCCTCGCTCGAGGGCAGCGGTCCGTCGGTCCGTGATGTCCGTGCCCGTGGTCGTGGTCGTGGTCGTGCCGGTGGTCGGGGTCGGGGTCTGGGTCGTGCCGGTGGTCGGGAGCCGCGCGTGCACCCGCCATCCGCCACCGGTGACCGGGCCGGCTTCGAGCACGCCGCCGACCGCAGCCACCCGCTCCCGCATGCCGATGATGCCGTTGCCCGACGGACCGAGGCCGGCCTGGGCGCGGTCGAGGGTGTCCTGCGGGGCGTCCAACGAGGCCGACGCGGAGGACGCGGCCGACGCGGAGGACGCGGCCGACGCGGAGGACGCGGCCGACGCGGAGGACGCGGCCGACGCGGCCGACGCGGCCGTGTCCGGCGGCTCAGCAGGGCCCCTCCGCACGCGCGCGTCGGGCAGGTCCTCCACGGTGACGTCGAGGACTTCCGCAGACGTGCCGACGACCACCGCGACACGATTCCACGGCGCGTGCTTCATGACGTTCGTCACCGACTCCTGCACGATGCGGAACGCCGTCCGATCCACGATGCGGTCGACGGCGCCGAGGTCGCCGTCGACGTCGAGCGTGACGTCGAGTCCGGCCGCCTCTGCGCGCAGGACGAGATCCCGGAGTCGATCGAGGCCGGGCACCGGGGACCGTTCGGGCACCACGACGCCCCCGTCCCCGGTCGCCGCACCCGCGCCGCCGCTGTTCGTTCCCGCGTCGGGATCGTCCACCCTCCGGAGGACCCCGAGCACCGCGCGGAGCTCCACGAGGGCCTCGTGGCTGGCGTCGCGGATGCTCGTCAACGCGGCCCGGGTCGGGTCCGGCAGGTCGGCGCCGAGGTGCAGCGCCACCCCGGCTTGCAGGTTGATCAGCGACATGTTGTGCGCCACCGAGTCGTGCAGCTCGCGAGCGATGCGGACGCGTTCGTCCTCGGCGCGCCGCCGGACCGCTTCCGCGCGTGCGCGGCGGGCCTCGGCCGCCCGGAGCACGCGGACGCGAGCGAGCTCGCTGAGCGCGATCGTGAGCCCACCCCACGCGAGCATGACGGTGGCCGTCCCCCAGGGCAGGACGGACGAACGCCCGGTCGCGAGGTCCACCCACGGGAGCGCGAACGCGCCGATCGCCACCGCCGCGGCCGCGGAACGGCGACGACCCGACAGCCACGCGTTCACCGCCGCCATGGTGAGGGCCGCCACGAAGGGACCCCGCGGGCTCACGAGGACCGCGTAGCCGAGGGTCGTCGCCAGCGTCACGCCGAGGACGACGACCGGCCAACGCCACCGGAACGGCAGGACGACCACCGCAGCGACGAGCATCGCGATCGCGAGCGGACCGGGTGCCGCCACGACGGCCTCCCCCGCTCCCGGCCCCCACGGCGGTCCCGGATGAGCGGGCACGGTGCCGGGCGTCGGCCCGGTCCAGCGCGACAGGACGAGGGTGCCGACGAGTTGCAGTGCCGCGACCGGGAGCACCCTGCCGACGCGCGCGAACCGCCGCCGCCCGGTCTCGGTGGGTCTCCTCATGCCCGGAAGCCTAGGTGCCGACCGGGCCGCCGTCGTCCGCCCGGGGAGGTGTCCGTGGACTCCTCCCTCCGGCGTGATGCGTGTGGAGGAACGACCTCGGGTACTGCCGTCGGGAGCACGTCCAGGAGCGTCCCCCGAGCGGACGACAGGACGACCGCGGAGCAGGAGCCTGGACCGGTCGCACCAGCGACGCCCAGCCACCGACCGAGGAGGTCACCATGACACCCGCACTCACCACCGCACTCGCCGCCGCACCGTCCTGGCACGGCGGCCCACCCGTGGCCCCGTTCGCCGTGTTCCCCGTCGTGTTCCTCGCGACCCTCGTCGTGCTCGCCCTCGTGTTCGGGGTCCTCCGCCGCGGGCCGTGGCGCGCTCGCTCCGACGCCCGGGCCGTCCTCGCGGACCGGTTCGCGCGCGGCGAGATCGACGCGACGGAGTACCGGGCGCGGTCGTCCGAGCTCGACCGACGTTGACGCCGCGGCACCGTGACGCACGCCGCGGTCGCCGCCGGTCCCGGGACTACGTCCCGTCTCCGCCCGCGGCGGCCGCGTCGGACACGACGCCCTGCGCCTGCTCGAGCAGCCCGGTCGCGAGGTCGTTCAGCACGAGGTACAGCCCGGCCCGGTGCTCGGCGTCGACGGCCCGCATGACCCCCTCGTAGCGGCGCCGGATCTGCGCGACGACGGCCTGACCCGCGGGTTCGAGCGTCAGCAGGGACCCGCGCCGGTCGGCCGGGTTCGGGATCCGCTTGATGAACCCGCCCGCCACGAGTCGGTCGAGCATGCTCGTGACCGCACCGGAGGTCAGCTCGAGGAACCCGGCGACCTCGGTCGGCGTGGACCGGGCCGTGTCGTCGATGAGCACGAGCGCCCGCAGCGCGTTCTCGTGCACGCCCGCGAGGAGGCTCAGCTGCCGCATGAGGGCGGCGTTCGCCCGCTGTACGGAGGCGAACGCCGCGATGAGGTCGGACACGTCCTCGTCCGCTGTTCCCACCCGTCACCCCCTGCTCCCGCCCGGAGGTACGCACGCTACACCGAGTCCAGGTCGTCCTCGGCGCGACCCGCGAGCGCCGCGGTTGCCGGACGACGCCCCCGATCGAGGGGGACGACGGCCGCGCCTGGCAACGACGAAGCCCCGGACCTGCGGCTGATGCCGGGAGGTCCGGGGCTGGTGGTGCGCCCCCTGGGACTTGAACCCAGAACCCACTGATTAAGAGTCAGTTGCTCTGCCAATTGAGCTAGAGGCGCGTGCCGTCGCGGCTCGCCGCAACGGAGAACAACAATAGCATGGGTCTCGGCCGCCACGGACCACGGGGCGCCGCCACCACGTCGCGCAAGGAGCACAGGATGACCGAACGTCTCGCCGCCGGGGCCGACGCCCCCGACTTCACCCTGCCGGACGAGCACGGCACGCCGACGAGCCTGCGCGACCTGCGGGGCCGCAAGGTCATCGTGTACTTCTACCCGGCCGCGTCGACGCCCGGATGCACGACCGAGGCCTGCGACTTCCGCGACAACATGAACTCCCTGCAGGGCGCCGGCTACACGGTGCTCGGCATCAGCAAGGACGACCTCCCCGCGCTGCAGCGGTTCAAGGACGAGCAGGCCCTGACCTTCCCGCTCCTGAGCGACCCGGACCTGACGGTCCACCGCGCGTACGGCGCGTACGGCGAGAAGAACCTCTACGGCAAGGTCACGACGGGCACGATCCGCTCGACGATCGTCGTCGACGAGGACGGCCGCGTGCAGCTACCGCTCTACAACGTGAAGGCGACGGGGCACGTGGCCGCGCTGCGGAAGAAGCTCGGCCTGGACTGAGTCCCTGCCCTCAGCGCTCGAGGTCGCGGCGGGCGAGCACCGCCGTCGTCGCCGGTGCGAAGACGAGCACCAGGGCGAGCAGCGCTGGCAGGAGCAGCACCCACCCGATCGCCGGGACCCGGAACACGCCCTGGAACGCACCGACGGCGAGGGCGATCTGGAGGAACTGCCAGACGACGACCCCGCTCCGCACCCAGGAGCGGGCGCGGGCCAGTCCGAGCACCATCGCTCCCAGCCAGATCGCGGCGACGGCGGCGAGGACGATGAGCGCCAGACCGTTCACGACCGAGTCCGGCGGGGCGACCACGAGGTCGACGACGAGCACCACCGTGAGCACCGCCACGGCGAGGAACTCGAGCCCCACGACGACCGCGAGACCGAGCACGGTCGGCGTCCGGAATGCCGCGCGATCAGGTGATTCCCGATCAGCGGCACCCTCGGGGCGCTCCGGGCGTGGGGCATCCGACACAGCGTTCCTCCAGCTCTCGACCCTTGATTTGGCCATATCAGTATGGAACGATGTTCGAGGTCGATGGAACGCCACGATGACGTGTGCGCCTCCCGCAGAGTCTTTCTCTCCCCCACAGAGAATCCCCCCGCAGTGCTGCAGCCCAGCTGGCCCACGCCTGCACTTGATTCGCCACGGCCGTTCGTCGTGCGATTCGAAGCTATTTAAGGAGCATCAACACATGGATTGGCGTGACAAGGCCGCCTGCCTCACCGCGGACCCCGAGCTCTTCTTCCCGGTCGGGAACACCGGCCCGGCCGTCGACCAGATCGAGAAGGCGAAGTCGGTGTGCGCTCGGTGCACCGTCACCGAGACCTGTCTGCAGTACGCGCTCGAGACCTCGCAGGACTCGGGCGTCTGGGGCGGTCTGAGCGAGGACGAGCGTCGCGCGCTCAAGCGCCGCGCTGCCCGCGCACGTCGCGCCTCCTGACCGAGCGCACCCGTTCCGACGCCGACGGCGCCCGGTCCCCCAGGGGACCGGGCGCCGTCGTCGTTCCACCCCACGTCGTCCTGCCGCGCCCGTCGTCCCTCGACTCGGACCCCGCGCGATCCCGAGGCCGAAGCCCTACGACTGCTCCGACCACCGGAAGGGGATGCCGATGGTGACCTCGGTACCGCTGCCGACCAAGGTGTGCCAGTCGATCGTGCCGCCGAGTTCGCCCTGGATCAGGGTCCGCACGATCTGCGTGCCGAGTCCCGCACCGACCTTGCCCTCGGGGAGTCCGCGCCCGTTGTCGCGCACCTGCACCTCGAGGTGGTCCTCGAACCGGTCGGCCACGATCTCGACCTCGCCGTCACGGCCGTCGAGCCCGTGCTCCACCG
This window harbors:
- a CDS encoding alpha-amylase family protein; protein product: MTSWVEHALWWHVYPLGFVGADIRPPDAPTPSARDRPVEHRLGRLEAWLDHVVDLGLNGIALGPVFASSTHGYDTLDHFRVDPRLGDEDDLLRLVATAHDRGVRVLLDGVFNHVGREHPAFRALEEDGPAAPTAGLFRVRWDGWRPGDRVDADVFEGHDQLVALDHGSSATVDLVVDVMTHWLDRGVDGWRLDAAYAVPPAFWAAVLPRVRERHPDAWFSGEVIHGDAAAVVRASTMDSVTQYELWQGIWHGIADGNCHELAHAIRRHDALLSTFVPSTFVGNHDVTRITSAVGPRHLPHALAVLFTVAGVPSVYAGDEYAFRGVKEARVGGDDAVRPAFPPVPPAPADLDPEGRDAFRTHQALVAVRRRHPWLHRAHTDVVHLENTAIVLRTAIGTDAVVTALNIGDEAVSLPAAGSTTIEAGAGEVDHGRVRLAASGWAVLGG
- a CDS encoding MarR family transcriptional regulator → MGTADEDVSDLIAAFASVQRANAALMRQLSLLAGVHENALRALVLIDDTARSTPTEVAGFLELTSGAVTSMLDRLVAGGFIKRIPNPADRRGSLLTLEPAGQAVVAQIRRRYEGVMRAVDAEHRAGLYLVLNDLATGLLEQAQGVVSDAAAAGGDGT
- a CDS encoding response regulator transcription factor → MVDASEAAPLRLVIADDQALVRAGLRALVESEPDMTVVAEAADGEDAVRAAVEHHPDVVLMDIRMPRVDGLVATRRIGADPALRDVRVVVLTTFEEDAFVFEAIRGGAAGFLVKDTEPAELLRAIRTVVAGDSLLSPGATRSLVAAFATHATPAELTPALDRLTDREREVMRWVAGGLSNSEIAQRLFISPATTKSHVSRAMVKLGARDRAQLVVFAYETGLVAPGWSGS
- a CDS encoding endo alpha-1,4 polygalactosaminidase, with protein sequence MTARRVFGRACMAAVLVVAGWVVAPPVASAVPADRPASAAIGRLGVGRLGVGRPAVAAPASTATRSSPPVRPFPTRGRPDYQLGGAYRPPASVTIVERDSTAHPAPGTYGICYVNGFQTQPQDTAWWRREHPRDLLRTASGKPVSDPGWPDEVLLDTGTAAHRRDVVRVLSRTVDRCARRGFDAVEFDNLDSWTRSRGRLSRADALATAALLVDVAHRDGLAAGQKNAPGLGTRGRDVAGFDFAVAEECVRYDECRAYARVYGGRVIDVEYSDALRTTFAAACRSASRPRMTILRDRDLVTPSHAAYRYRRCLVAGS
- a CDS encoding histidine kinase; translated protein: MRRPTETGRRRFARVGRVLPVAALQLVGTLVLSRWTGPTPGTVPAHPGPPWGPGAGEAVVAAPGPLAIAMLVAAVVVLPFRWRWPVVVLGVTLATTLGYAVLVSPRGPFVAALTMAAVNAWLSGRRRSAAAAVAIGAFALPWVDLATGRSSVLPWGTATVMLAWGGLTIALSELARVRVLRAAEARRARAEAVRRRAEDERVRIARELHDSVAHNMSLINLQAGVALHLGADLPDPTRAALTSIRDASHEALVELRAVLGVLRRVDDPDAGTNSGGAGAATGDGGVVVPERSPVPGLDRLRDLVLRAEAAGLDVTLDVDGDLGAVDRIVDRTAFRIVQESVTNVMKHAPWNRVAVVVGTSAEVLDVTVEDLPDARVRRGPAEPPDTAASAASAASSASAASSASAASSASAASSASASLDAPQDTLDRAQAGLGPSGNGIIGMRERVAAVGGVLEAGPVTGGGWRVHARLPTTGTTQTPTPTTGTTTTTTTGTDITDRRTAALERGQEAHRG
- a CDS encoding WhiB family transcriptional regulator, giving the protein MDWRDKAACLTADPELFFPVGNTGPAVDQIEKAKSVCARCTVTETCLQYALETSQDSGVWGGLSEDERRALKRRAARARRAS
- a CDS encoding FAD-dependent oxidoreductase: MPRSDTTATALVIGAGIAGAATAFALARRGVAVTVVDDGATGQATAASAGILQPWSSAVDGPFLDLYAAGAAFYPDLLAQLAGVGVTRTDHRRSGALVVNADPALLDAAEARVRSRAAVAGSVVGAVERITNAEARRRFPPLATGLDALFIEGGGRVDGRTLRDALLLAAERLGAVRRGGHVRSVRVVQGRSLVDVDGADTTADVVVVAAGAWSRDLLASTGAAVPVAPQRGQITHLRVEGVDTSAWPSVHPLSHHYLVAFDDSRVAVGATRETGSGFDPRVTAAGQLQVLQDALAVAPGLADATLIETRVGLRPLPDDTMPVVGALPGAPGVVVATGYGAAGLTMGPLLGDAVARWVLGEPAPELEHTAPGRAGVRGTDAR
- the bcp gene encoding thioredoxin-dependent thiol peroxidase — protein: MTERLAAGADAPDFTLPDEHGTPTSLRDLRGRKVIVYFYPAASTPGCTTEACDFRDNMNSLQGAGYTVLGISKDDLPALQRFKDEQALTFPLLSDPDLTVHRAYGAYGEKNLYGKVTTGTIRSTIVVDEDGRVQLPLYNVKATGHVAALRKKLGLD